CGAGGCGTGGGCGATTCACGGCACGACCGGGTACGACTTCCTGGCGCAGCTGAGCGGCACGTTCGTGGACCGCACGACCGAGGAGGAACTGGGCGCCATCTACCGCCGCTTCAGCGGGGACCGCCGCTCGTACGGGGAGCACCTGTACCGCGGGAAGCAGCTGATCCAGCGCGTGAGTCTGCCGGGCGAGGTGAACGTCCTGACCGAGCACCTGGAGCGGCTGGCCGAGTCGGACCTGAACGCGCGGGATTTCACGCTGAGCACGCTGCGCGCCGCGATCCGCGAGGTGATCGCGTCGTTCCCGGTGTACCGCACGTACGTCCGCGCGGACGGCGAGCGTGAGCCGGGGGACGACGCGAAGATCGCGCACGCCATCCGGGACGCGAAGGCCCACAATCGCGAGGACGGCCTGCCGGTGGACCCCAGCGCCTTCGATTACCTGCACGCGGTGCTGACGCTGAACGCGCCGGACGAGCGGGCGCGCGCGGCTTACGCGGAGTTCGCGCTGAAGTTCCAGCAGCTGACCGGCCCGGTCACGGCCAAGGGCGCGGAGGACACCGCCTTCTACCGGTTCGCGCGGCTGCTGTCCCTGAACGAGGTGGGGGGCGACCCGGCGCTGTACGGCACGCCACTGGCGACGTTCCACGCGGCCACGCAGGAGCGCGCCGCCCGCTGGCCCCACGCGATGCTGGCGGGCAGCACGCACGACACGAAGCGGGGCGAGGACACCCGCGCGCGCATCAGCGTGCTGTCGGAACTGCCGCAGACGTGGGCGGCGTACCTGAGCCGCTGGTCCCCGCTGATTCGCAGCCTGGAAACGCAGACGGAACTGGGGCGCGCGCCCACCCCGCTCGACAGTTACGTGCTGTTGCAGAACGCCCTGGGCGCGTACCCGCTGGGCGGGAAGCTGGAGGACTTCGCGGACCGACTGAGCGCCTACCTGCTGAAGGCGGCGCGCGAGGCGAAACTCCGCACCAGCTGGGCCGCCCCGGACGGGGAGTACGAGGCGGCGCTGGACGCCCTGGTGCGCGGCCTGCTGGCCGACGACGACTTCATGTCCTCGCTGGCGGAATTGCACGCGCGGATCAGTCCGCACGGCGCGCAGAACGGCCTGAGTGCCGCGCTGGTCCGCCTGACCGCGCCCGGCGTGCCCGACACGTACCAGGGCTGCGAGGGCTGGAACCAGAGCCTCGTGGACCCCGACAACCGACGCCCGGTGGATTACGCGGCGCTGAACCGCACGCTGGGCCGCCTGGAACGCGGCGAGGGCACCCTGGCTCTGGCGCGGAAACTGCTGGGCTCGTACGAGGACGGCAGCGTGAAGGTCATGGTCACCCGCGCGGCCCTGCACGCCCGCGCCGCCCACCCGGCGCTGCGCGAGGGGTCCTACCAGCCGCTCGACGGGGGGCGGCACGTCCTGGCGTTCGCGCGGCAGCACGGCACCGAACGCGTGGTGACGGTCGCGCCCCGCCTGACGTTCACGCTGACCCGCGAACGGACCCCCTGGGCGACCGGGGAGGTGTGGGGCACTCGGCAGCTGACCCTCCCCGCCGGGACGTACACCAACCTCCTGACCGGCGAGCGGCTGCGGGCGCGCGGCAGCAAGACGCCCCTGGCGAAGATCCTGGAGGACTTCCCCCTGGCCCTGCTGCGCCGCGAGTAGGGATCGGGTGGAGGCGGGACGTGAATCCACCTTCACCACCTGCGGGAACTTTCCCCGTGGTCACCGCGTAATCTGAGGCGTATGCAGACCTATCCCACCACTGCCCGTTCGACCGACATCGTGCGGACGTTCATGGCCCGCACCTATTCCTGGATGGCCGCCGGTCTGGCCCTGACCGCCGGGATCGCGTGGCTGACCGCCAGCAACGAGGCCCTGGCCCTGCAGGTGCTGAACCTGCGCCTGCCGCTGATCATCGCGCAGCTGGCGCTGGTGTTCGTGCTGAGCCTCGGCGCGCAGCGCCTGCCCAGCGCGCTGGCCGGGGTGCTGTTCATCGTGTACGCCGCCCTGACCGGCCTGACCTTCTCCTCGATTCTGCTGGCCTACGACATGAGTGCCGTGACGGCCGCGTTCGCCACGACCGCCGGGACCTTCGGCCTGATGAGCGTGGCGGGCTTCGTGATCAAGAAGGACCTGAGCGCCATGGGCCGCTTCTTCATGTTCGCGGTGATCGGCCTGTTCGTCGCCATGATCGTGAA
This region of Deinococcus sp. JMULE3 genomic DNA includes:
- the treY gene encoding malto-oligosyltrehalose synthase, with translation MTPAGTHLPGATYRLQLHRDFDFASARRVLPYLARLGVTDVYLSPIWTSTPGSTHGYDVTDHAQINPELGGLKGLKRLSARARELGLGLIVDFVPNHMGIQGGHNPYWEDVLRHGQASRYAHFFDISWHPLKRALDGKVLLPVLGDQYGRVLERGELRLERQGGEFTLRYWERQLPLSPRSVAQLLAWTAAALPAGTDTVTLGELASIRRSVDTLPRSTSADLTDTDRVIRAQEVQVMTRRLGALLDESGAVRGALDATLDAVNADPSRLDCVIGEQNYRLAFWKVAAEEINYRRFFDINDLAALRMEDPRVFAWAHATLFDLLRQGLVQGVRLDHTDGLFDPAGYFRALQEGAAHALNREMGDELPLYVVAEKILEPGEKLPEAWAIHGTTGYDFLAQLSGTFVDRTTEEELGAIYRRFSGDRRSYGEHLYRGKQLIQRVSLPGEVNVLTEHLERLAESDLNARDFTLSTLRAAIREVIASFPVYRTYVRADGEREPGDDAKIAHAIRDAKAHNREDGLPVDPSAFDYLHAVLTLNAPDERARAAYAEFALKFQQLTGPVTAKGAEDTAFYRFARLLSLNEVGGDPALYGTPLATFHAATQERAARWPHAMLAGSTHDTKRGEDTRARISVLSELPQTWAAYLSRWSPLIRSLETQTELGRAPTPLDSYVLLQNALGAYPLGGKLEDFADRLSAYLLKAAREAKLRTSWAAPDGEYEAALDALVRGLLADDDFMSSLAELHARISPHGAQNGLSAALVRLTAPGVPDTYQGCEGWNQSLVDPDNRRPVDYAALNRTLGRLERGEGTLALARKLLGSYEDGSVKVMVTRAALHARAAHPALREGSYQPLDGGRHVLAFARQHGTERVVTVAPRLTFTLTRERTPWATGEVWGTRQLTLPAGTYTNLLTGERLRARGSKTPLAKILEDFPLALLRRE
- a CDS encoding Bax inhibitor-1/YccA family protein, which translates into the protein MQTYPTTARSTDIVRTFMARTYSWMAAGLALTAGIAWLTASNEALALQVLNLRLPLIIAQLALVFVLSLGAQRLPSALAGVLFIVYAALTGLTFSSILLAYDMSAVTAAFATTAGTFGLMSVAGFVIKKDLSAMGRFFMFAVIGLFVAMIVNLFVASSALTLGISIVGVLLFAGLTAYDTQMLRNLALSGVQGEQAERAAINGALALYLDFINMFLFILRLFGIGGSRD